In Takifugu flavidus isolate HTHZ2018 chromosome 13, ASM371156v2, whole genome shotgun sequence, the following are encoded in one genomic region:
- the cttnbp2 gene encoding cortactin-binding protein 2 isoform X1 codes for MASEGASGEHPPPVHTLATAVLGSVDTKYEFNMDNLSKPELLTLLSIMEGELEARDLVIEALRAQRKEVFLQERYGHYNLTDPFLALQRDFESGVPGGDKERRAMGSSPISVLEAVMAHCRKMQERMSAQLAAAESRQKRLEMEKLQLQSLEQEHRKLTAQLKDEREKNKHIVMMLVRECKQLATRVVEESQRFDELQARLEEEGRASGRLQEELTTERQRSQQMEAKMEKQLSEFDTEREQLRARLGREEAESLGLRQQVEQLRTEQGDGKDGAAAATVAPPEPKTLTSVSVTTEPVSSRTASCQTDLPPAEAELPKKNPLAIPVKPTPANYVGLSLPKTPGRGIAHSSSGGLAQAENGSEGQVPHGLPSGVSPRVQAARYKFQEQDQNGTASQSPPARDLSPTNRDNFAAKQQARHTVTQVLSRFTSPPAGGGGPLRPGLPHSASEGGPFPGRLSHPIGLKSPTVARIDRGNPPPIPPKKPGLSQTPSPPHPPIKVVGDSSRTPAAGLKPATPQLPPKPALDLVPALTASQVGSCSSCPSPGPGRGPRPQPAAAACAECPPVVSTVTTVSSTSSINPPSTSSSISAPSSRSSRSSAGSPLATASGWCPSVASSLGGGGPAALDRRPLLSQAASQGNVTLLSKLLNQPDPTANTNTTTSTSTSVNTSSTTAVGNKPDHPDRTHHPHHNLNQTSALFAAAQDGHTERVKLLLSSGSPADVSHQNGFTPLHLAAAYGHRSCVEALLAAGAAADATAANGQTPLLLACEAGRLDCVRVLLTAGADRSRTTEDGCTSLHAAVRSGHADTLRLLLSHPAQGDPGVPPELPAALLNRANSDGWTAAHVAAALGLKECLGVLCSHSEQDISRRDKCNRTLHDLATDDCKELLENLHLYQALVCLQSPGGGTDASPCPEESSGTAGNQLVLGRVSVDRTMRWAQLTSALNQIFTSYLQTVCGEAPAVGGERTRSPLGLGPGSISSLLIGDTEWLPGQELPLSPWDLVRKPLSQCITIRIKGLSESCLDELALECLFPLPLLYNYVRLVQQYGNLIFHGLEGSCQEDIANAVAGCIKSKQEAEGLDCDVLRVEVDQHLTKEQLLETFIDCGFLVPTVASAGRTARCVVVLLEGLEKASSLTCLLGDLCHSLDTRDPSSPLLLNTGPHHFCEGSFLIATLSKSRLQGSELRLQQHFRWVTLRWDQEPLHGLLGRQLRRKLLHKVGSGVWTPDGLMERSVLWVSQVWQQLNACLSRLGTHEALLGPQLFLSCPVVSNNTQAIVRWLARLWNAVVVPRVEEAIIARVTTKRSSSSISPSSSSQRPSLSNCGLSAGQQAVVKAALSILVNKAVLLGCPLRRHEMDRYLLEFRGGNFPLSGISSYKGSGGGGGRRGRDSGKLRRSNTSPRKKGGSTLKWSCSGSFREGSKSSTDVRFTANGKDHREPVGLSVFSDDETDLIRELQTMCSSKSEPDISKILQAKDDLILFASTPAGTPPDHAAEQETAHDQQLQTPGVGQSRSSSSSHAAAQNRDRRSSPRARSQLPIPSSRGQQTRAASTANGSPVRNQAPPTRGRISSRTKPMPPSSSNNNLYRNNINNQTQEDIWIFNRDLHDNNK; via the exons GCTCAGAGGAAGGAGGTGTTTCTCCAGGAGCGATATGGCCACTACAACCTGACCGACCCTTTTCTGGCTCTCCAGAGGGATTTTGAGTCCGGGGTCCCTGGAGGCGACAAGGAGCGGCGGGCCATGGGTTCCAGCCCCATCTCCGTCCTGGAGGCCGTCATGGCGCACTGCAGGAAGATGCAGGAGCGCATGTCGGCTCAGCTGGCTGCTGCCGAGAGCCGCCAGAAGAGG CTGGagatggagaagctgcagctgcagagtcTCGAACAGGAGCACCGCAAGCTAACGGCGCAGCTGAAGGACGAGCGCGAGAAGAACAAGCACATCGTCATGATGTTGGTGCGCGAGTGCAAGCAACTGGCCACGCGGGTGGTCGAGGAGTCGCAGCGCTTCGACGAGCTCCAGGCccgcctggaggaggagggccgcGCCTCCGGacgcctgcaggaggagctgaccaCGGAGAGGCAGCGCAGCCAGCAGATGGAGGCCAAGATGGAGAAGCAGCTGTCGGAGTTTGACACGGAGCGGGAACAGCTGCGCGCCAGGCTGGGCCGCGAGGAGGCGGAGAGCCTGGGTCTGcggcagcaggtggagcagctcaGGACTGAACAGGGTGACGGGAAggacggcgccgccgccgccaccgtcgCGCCGCCCGAGCCTAAAACGCTCACGTCCGTCTCCGTCACCACAGAGCCCGTCAGCTCTCGAACAGCATCGTGCCAAACGGACCTGCCCCCCGCCGAGGCAGAGCTTCCCAAGAAGAACCCCCTCGCTATACCCGTTAAACCCACGCCTGCCAATTACGTGGGCCTGAGTCTGCCGAAGACGCCCGGCCGGGGCATCGCCCACAGCAGCTCGGGAGGACTGGCGCAGGCGGAAAATGGGTCAGAGGGTCAAGTGCCTCACGGCTTACCGAGCGGAGTCAGCCCCCGTGTCCAGGCGGCGCGCTACAAGTTCCAGGAACAGGACCAAAACGGCACAGCGTCCCAGAGTCCTCCCGCTCGTGACCTTTCCCCTACCAACCGGGACAACTTCGCCGCCAAGCAGCAAGCGCGGCACACGGTCACGCAAGTCCTCTCGCGGTTCACCAGCCCCCCCGCCGGAGGTGGCGGACCGCTCCGCCCGGGTCTGCCCCACTCTGCATCGGAAGGGGGCCCTTTTCCAGGCCGCCTGAGCCACCCCATTGGCCTCAAATCACCAACTGTGGCCAGGATTGACCGTGGAAaccctccccccatccctccaAAAAAGCCAGGGCTTTCCCAgaccccctctcctcctcacccgcCCATTAAGGTGGTGGGGGACAGCAGTCGCACCCCTGCAGCTGGGCTGAAACCAGCCACACCCCAGCTGCCGCCCAAACCTGCCCTGGACCTGGTCCCAGCCCTGACGGCCTCTCAGGTGGGTTCCTGCTCCTCGTGTCCCTCCCCGGGGCCTGGCCGGGGCCCTCGGCCGCAGCCGGCGGCAGCAGCATGTGCAGAGTGCCCCCCCGTCGTCagcactgtcaccactgtcagTAGCACCTCCTCCATAAACCccccttccacctcctcttccattAGTGCTCCATCTTCCCGTAGTTCCCGCTCCTCAGCAGGCAGCCCCCTGGCAACAGCATCAG GCTGGTGTCCCTCCGTAGCCTCCTCTCTAGGCGGCGGTGGGCCTGCTGCCCTGGACAGGCGCCCCCTGCTTTCCCAAGCTGCTTCCCAGGGAAATGTCACTTTATTGTCAAAGCTGCTTAACCAACCAGACCCGACcgccaacaccaacaccaccacctccacctccacgtcCGTCAACACCTCCTCTACCACCGCCGTGGGGAACAAACCCGATCATCCCGACCGAACTCACCACCCGCACCACAACCTCAACCAAACCTCTGCgctgtttgctgctgctcaggatgGACACACAG AGCgcgtgaagctgctgctgtcttctGGATCACCCGCTGATGTGTCGCACCAAAACGGATTCACACCTTTGCACCTGGCCGCCGCCTACGGCCACCGCAG ctgtgtggAGGCGCTTCTGGCTGCCGGCGCTGCTGCGGACGCAACGGCGGCCAACGGTCAGACGCCTCTCTTACTGGCTTGTGAGGCAGGAAGGCTGGACTGCGTCCGAGTCCTGCTGACGGCCGGAGCCGATCGCTCACGCACCACCGAG gacgGCTGCACGTCTCTTCATGCGGCGGTGCGTTCGGGACACGCCGATACCCTGcgcctcctcctcagccacccAGCCCAGGGTGACCCCGGCGTGCCACCGGAGCTGCCCGCCGCCCTGCTGAACCGGGCCAACAGCGACGGCTGGACGGCCGCACACGTGGCCGCCGCGCTCGGCCTGAAG gaatgTCTGGGGGTGCTGTGCAGCCACAGTGAGCAGGACATCTCCAGGAGAGACAAGTGTAATCGCACTCTTCACGACCTCGCAACCGATGACTGCAAGGAGCTACTTGAGAACCTCC acctgTACCAGGCTCTGGTGTGTCTCCAGTCTCCAGGTGGAGGCACAGACGCGTCCCCGTGTCCTGAGGAGTCCAGCGGGACGGCCGGCAACCAGCTGGTGTTGGGCAGAGTGTCAGTCGACCGGACCATGCGATGGGCTCAGCTGACCTCTGCCCTGAATCAGATCTTCACCTCGTACCTCCAGACGGTCTGTGGAGAAGCCCCAGCGGTCGGGGGGGAGAGGACGCGGTCGCCACTGGGCCTCGGACCTGGGagcatctcctccctcctcatag GAGACACCGAGTGGTTGCCGGGTCAGGAGCTGCCTCTGTCCCCGTGGGACCTGGTCAGGAAGCCTCTGAGCCAGTGCATCACCATCCGCATCAAAG GTTTGTCCGAATCCTGTTTGGATGAGCTGGCTCTGGAATGTCTCTTCCCTCTGCCGCTGCTGTACAACTACGTCCGCCTG GTGCAACAGTATGGAAACCTCATCTTTCACGGACTGGAAGGCAGCTGTCAAGAGGACATCGCCAACGCGGTGGCCGGCTGCATCAAG tcaaagcaggaggcagagggGCTCGACTGTGACGTActgagggtggaggtggaccAGCACCTGAccaaggagcagctgctggagacgTTCATCGACTGTg GTTTTCTGGTACCGACGGTGGCGTCAGCGGGCCGCACAGCTCGCTGTGTGGTCGTGCTGCTGGAGGGCCTGGAGAAGGCCTCGTCGCTGACATGCCTCCTGGGAGACCTCTGCCACAGTCTGGACACCAGAGACCCGTCTTCGCCGCTCCTCCTCAACACGG GTCCTCACCACTTCTGTGAAGGCAGCTTCCTGATTGCTACCTTGTCGAAGTCCCGCCTCCAGGGGTcagagctccgcctccagcagcATTTCCGCTGGGTGACGCTTCGTTGGGACCAGGAGCCGCTGCACGGCCTGCTGGGAAGGCAGCTCCGCAGGAAGTTGCTCCATAAG GTGGGATCTGGAGTCTGGACACCTGACGGCCTCATGGAGCGCTCGGTGCTCTGGGTCAGCCAGGTTTGGCAGCAGCTTAATGCCTGTCTGTCACGCCTTGGTACCCATGAGGCTTTGCTGGGCCCACAGCTCTTTCTCTCCTGCCCGGTGGTCTCGAACAACACACAGGCGATTGTCAG ATGGTTGGCTCGACTCTGGAACGCCGTGGTCGTCCCCCGCGTGGAAGAAGCCATCATCGCCCGGGTAACGACCaagcgctcctcctcctccatctccccctcttcctcgtCGCAACGACCGTCTCTTAGCAACTGCGGGCTGAGTGCAGGGCAGCAGGCGGTGGTGAAAGCCGCCCTCAGCATCCTGGTCAATAAGGCCGTTCTCCTCGGCTGCCCCCTTCGCCGACACG AGATGGACAGATACCTGCTGGAGTTCCGTGGCGGAAACTTCCCGCTGTCGGGCATCAGCTCCTACAAAGGAAGCGGCGGTGGAGGGGGCAGGCGGGGGCGCGACAGCGGCAAGTTGAGACGGTCCAACACCAGCCCGCGGAAGAAGGGAGGATCCACACTGAAGTGGAGCTGCAGCGGTTCCTTCAGGGAAG gtTCGAAGTCCAGCACTGACGTCCGCTTCACTGCCAATGGCAAAGATCACAG ggaGCCCGTTGGTCTGTCTGTGTTCTCAGACGATGAGACTGATCTAATCAGAGAGCTCCAAACCATGTGCTCCAGTAAATCAGAGCCAGACATCAGTAAG ATCCTTCAGGCCAAAGATGACCTCATCCTCTTCGCCAGCACCCCCGCTGGGACGCCGCCGGACCACGCCGCAGAGCAGGAAACCGCCCACGATCAACAACTGCAGACG CCTGGCGTCGGTCAGTcccgcagcagctccagcagccacgCAGCCGCCCAGAACCGAGACCGCCGATCCAGCCCCCGCGCCAGATCGCAGCTCCCCATCCcgagcagcagggggcagcagacacGAGCCGCTTCCACCGCCAACGGCAGCCCCGTCCGCAACCAGGCGCCCCCCACCCGGGGCAGAATCAGCAGCAGAACGAAGCCGAtgccccccagcagcagcaacaacaacctcTACCgtaacaacatcaacaaccaaACACAAGAAGACATCTGGATCTTCAACAGAGACCTGCATGACAACAACaaatag
- the cttnbp2 gene encoding cortactin-binding protein 2 isoform X2: MEGEKHHLATSCRDVERTRCSCACASLHSKVPGHNDVRGCFASSAQRKEVFLQERYGHYNLTDPFLALQRDFESGVPGGDKERRAMGSSPISVLEAVMAHCRKMQERMSAQLAAAESRQKRLEMEKLQLQSLEQEHRKLTAQLKDEREKNKHIVMMLVRECKQLATRVVEESQRFDELQARLEEEGRASGRLQEELTTERQRSQQMEAKMEKQLSEFDTEREQLRARLGREEAESLGLRQQVEQLRTEQGDGKDGAAAATVAPPEPKTLTSVSVTTEPVSSRTASCQTDLPPAEAELPKKNPLAIPVKPTPANYVGLSLPKTPGRGIAHSSSGGLAQAENGSEGQVPHGLPSGVSPRVQAARYKFQEQDQNGTASQSPPARDLSPTNRDNFAAKQQARHTVTQVLSRFTSPPAGGGGPLRPGLPHSASEGGPFPGRLSHPIGLKSPTVARIDRGNPPPIPPKKPGLSQTPSPPHPPIKVVGDSSRTPAAGLKPATPQLPPKPALDLVPALTASQVGSCSSCPSPGPGRGPRPQPAAAACAECPPVVSTVTTVSSTSSINPPSTSSSISAPSSRSSRSSAGSPLATASGWCPSVASSLGGGGPAALDRRPLLSQAASQGNVTLLSKLLNQPDPTANTNTTTSTSTSVNTSSTTAVGNKPDHPDRTHHPHHNLNQTSALFAAAQDGHTERVKLLLSSGSPADVSHQNGFTPLHLAAAYGHRSCVEALLAAGAAADATAANGQTPLLLACEAGRLDCVRVLLTAGADRSRTTEDGCTSLHAAVRSGHADTLRLLLSHPAQGDPGVPPELPAALLNRANSDGWTAAHVAAALGLKECLGVLCSHSEQDISRRDKCNRTLHDLATDDCKELLENLHLYQALVCLQSPGGGTDASPCPEESSGTAGNQLVLGRVSVDRTMRWAQLTSALNQIFTSYLQTVCGEAPAVGGERTRSPLGLGPGSISSLLIGDTEWLPGQELPLSPWDLVRKPLSQCITIRIKGLSESCLDELALECLFPLPLLYNYVRLVQQYGNLIFHGLEGSCQEDIANAVAGCIKSKQEAEGLDCDVLRVEVDQHLTKEQLLETFIDCGFLVPTVASAGRTARCVVVLLEGLEKASSLTCLLGDLCHSLDTRDPSSPLLLNTGPHHFCEGSFLIATLSKSRLQGSELRLQQHFRWVTLRWDQEPLHGLLGRQLRRKLLHKVGSGVWTPDGLMERSVLWVSQVWQQLNACLSRLGTHEALLGPQLFLSCPVVSNNTQAIVRWLARLWNAVVVPRVEEAIIARVTTKRSSSSISPSSSSQRPSLSNCGLSAGQQAVVKAALSILVNKAVLLGCPLRRHEMDRYLLEFRGGNFPLSGISSYKGSGGGGGRRGRDSGKLRRSNTSPRKKGGSTLKWSCSGSFREGSKSSTDVRFTANGKDHREPVGLSVFSDDETDLIRELQTMCSSKSEPDISKILQAKDDLILFASTPAGTPPDHAAEQETAHDQQLQTPGVGQSRSSSSSHAAAQNRDRRSSPRARSQLPIPSSRGQQTRAASTANGSPVRNQAPPTRGRISSRTKPMPPSSSNNNLYRNNINNQTQEDIWIFNRDLHDNNK, translated from the exons GCTCAGAGGAAGGAGGTGTTTCTCCAGGAGCGATATGGCCACTACAACCTGACCGACCCTTTTCTGGCTCTCCAGAGGGATTTTGAGTCCGGGGTCCCTGGAGGCGACAAGGAGCGGCGGGCCATGGGTTCCAGCCCCATCTCCGTCCTGGAGGCCGTCATGGCGCACTGCAGGAAGATGCAGGAGCGCATGTCGGCTCAGCTGGCTGCTGCCGAGAGCCGCCAGAAGAGG CTGGagatggagaagctgcagctgcagagtcTCGAACAGGAGCACCGCAAGCTAACGGCGCAGCTGAAGGACGAGCGCGAGAAGAACAAGCACATCGTCATGATGTTGGTGCGCGAGTGCAAGCAACTGGCCACGCGGGTGGTCGAGGAGTCGCAGCGCTTCGACGAGCTCCAGGCccgcctggaggaggagggccgcGCCTCCGGacgcctgcaggaggagctgaccaCGGAGAGGCAGCGCAGCCAGCAGATGGAGGCCAAGATGGAGAAGCAGCTGTCGGAGTTTGACACGGAGCGGGAACAGCTGCGCGCCAGGCTGGGCCGCGAGGAGGCGGAGAGCCTGGGTCTGcggcagcaggtggagcagctcaGGACTGAACAGGGTGACGGGAAggacggcgccgccgccgccaccgtcgCGCCGCCCGAGCCTAAAACGCTCACGTCCGTCTCCGTCACCACAGAGCCCGTCAGCTCTCGAACAGCATCGTGCCAAACGGACCTGCCCCCCGCCGAGGCAGAGCTTCCCAAGAAGAACCCCCTCGCTATACCCGTTAAACCCACGCCTGCCAATTACGTGGGCCTGAGTCTGCCGAAGACGCCCGGCCGGGGCATCGCCCACAGCAGCTCGGGAGGACTGGCGCAGGCGGAAAATGGGTCAGAGGGTCAAGTGCCTCACGGCTTACCGAGCGGAGTCAGCCCCCGTGTCCAGGCGGCGCGCTACAAGTTCCAGGAACAGGACCAAAACGGCACAGCGTCCCAGAGTCCTCCCGCTCGTGACCTTTCCCCTACCAACCGGGACAACTTCGCCGCCAAGCAGCAAGCGCGGCACACGGTCACGCAAGTCCTCTCGCGGTTCACCAGCCCCCCCGCCGGAGGTGGCGGACCGCTCCGCCCGGGTCTGCCCCACTCTGCATCGGAAGGGGGCCCTTTTCCAGGCCGCCTGAGCCACCCCATTGGCCTCAAATCACCAACTGTGGCCAGGATTGACCGTGGAAaccctccccccatccctccaAAAAAGCCAGGGCTTTCCCAgaccccctctcctcctcacccgcCCATTAAGGTGGTGGGGGACAGCAGTCGCACCCCTGCAGCTGGGCTGAAACCAGCCACACCCCAGCTGCCGCCCAAACCTGCCCTGGACCTGGTCCCAGCCCTGACGGCCTCTCAGGTGGGTTCCTGCTCCTCGTGTCCCTCCCCGGGGCCTGGCCGGGGCCCTCGGCCGCAGCCGGCGGCAGCAGCATGTGCAGAGTGCCCCCCCGTCGTCagcactgtcaccactgtcagTAGCACCTCCTCCATAAACCccccttccacctcctcttccattAGTGCTCCATCTTCCCGTAGTTCCCGCTCCTCAGCAGGCAGCCCCCTGGCAACAGCATCAG GCTGGTGTCCCTCCGTAGCCTCCTCTCTAGGCGGCGGTGGGCCTGCTGCCCTGGACAGGCGCCCCCTGCTTTCCCAAGCTGCTTCCCAGGGAAATGTCACTTTATTGTCAAAGCTGCTTAACCAACCAGACCCGACcgccaacaccaacaccaccacctccacctccacgtcCGTCAACACCTCCTCTACCACCGCCGTGGGGAACAAACCCGATCATCCCGACCGAACTCACCACCCGCACCACAACCTCAACCAAACCTCTGCgctgtttgctgctgctcaggatgGACACACAG AGCgcgtgaagctgctgctgtcttctGGATCACCCGCTGATGTGTCGCACCAAAACGGATTCACACCTTTGCACCTGGCCGCCGCCTACGGCCACCGCAG ctgtgtggAGGCGCTTCTGGCTGCCGGCGCTGCTGCGGACGCAACGGCGGCCAACGGTCAGACGCCTCTCTTACTGGCTTGTGAGGCAGGAAGGCTGGACTGCGTCCGAGTCCTGCTGACGGCCGGAGCCGATCGCTCACGCACCACCGAG gacgGCTGCACGTCTCTTCATGCGGCGGTGCGTTCGGGACACGCCGATACCCTGcgcctcctcctcagccacccAGCCCAGGGTGACCCCGGCGTGCCACCGGAGCTGCCCGCCGCCCTGCTGAACCGGGCCAACAGCGACGGCTGGACGGCCGCACACGTGGCCGCCGCGCTCGGCCTGAAG gaatgTCTGGGGGTGCTGTGCAGCCACAGTGAGCAGGACATCTCCAGGAGAGACAAGTGTAATCGCACTCTTCACGACCTCGCAACCGATGACTGCAAGGAGCTACTTGAGAACCTCC acctgTACCAGGCTCTGGTGTGTCTCCAGTCTCCAGGTGGAGGCACAGACGCGTCCCCGTGTCCTGAGGAGTCCAGCGGGACGGCCGGCAACCAGCTGGTGTTGGGCAGAGTGTCAGTCGACCGGACCATGCGATGGGCTCAGCTGACCTCTGCCCTGAATCAGATCTTCACCTCGTACCTCCAGACGGTCTGTGGAGAAGCCCCAGCGGTCGGGGGGGAGAGGACGCGGTCGCCACTGGGCCTCGGACCTGGGagcatctcctccctcctcatag GAGACACCGAGTGGTTGCCGGGTCAGGAGCTGCCTCTGTCCCCGTGGGACCTGGTCAGGAAGCCTCTGAGCCAGTGCATCACCATCCGCATCAAAG GTTTGTCCGAATCCTGTTTGGATGAGCTGGCTCTGGAATGTCTCTTCCCTCTGCCGCTGCTGTACAACTACGTCCGCCTG GTGCAACAGTATGGAAACCTCATCTTTCACGGACTGGAAGGCAGCTGTCAAGAGGACATCGCCAACGCGGTGGCCGGCTGCATCAAG tcaaagcaggaggcagagggGCTCGACTGTGACGTActgagggtggaggtggaccAGCACCTGAccaaggagcagctgctggagacgTTCATCGACTGTg GTTTTCTGGTACCGACGGTGGCGTCAGCGGGCCGCACAGCTCGCTGTGTGGTCGTGCTGCTGGAGGGCCTGGAGAAGGCCTCGTCGCTGACATGCCTCCTGGGAGACCTCTGCCACAGTCTGGACACCAGAGACCCGTCTTCGCCGCTCCTCCTCAACACGG GTCCTCACCACTTCTGTGAAGGCAGCTTCCTGATTGCTACCTTGTCGAAGTCCCGCCTCCAGGGGTcagagctccgcctccagcagcATTTCCGCTGGGTGACGCTTCGTTGGGACCAGGAGCCGCTGCACGGCCTGCTGGGAAGGCAGCTCCGCAGGAAGTTGCTCCATAAG GTGGGATCTGGAGTCTGGACACCTGACGGCCTCATGGAGCGCTCGGTGCTCTGGGTCAGCCAGGTTTGGCAGCAGCTTAATGCCTGTCTGTCACGCCTTGGTACCCATGAGGCTTTGCTGGGCCCACAGCTCTTTCTCTCCTGCCCGGTGGTCTCGAACAACACACAGGCGATTGTCAG ATGGTTGGCTCGACTCTGGAACGCCGTGGTCGTCCCCCGCGTGGAAGAAGCCATCATCGCCCGGGTAACGACCaagcgctcctcctcctccatctccccctcttcctcgtCGCAACGACCGTCTCTTAGCAACTGCGGGCTGAGTGCAGGGCAGCAGGCGGTGGTGAAAGCCGCCCTCAGCATCCTGGTCAATAAGGCCGTTCTCCTCGGCTGCCCCCTTCGCCGACACG AGATGGACAGATACCTGCTGGAGTTCCGTGGCGGAAACTTCCCGCTGTCGGGCATCAGCTCCTACAAAGGAAGCGGCGGTGGAGGGGGCAGGCGGGGGCGCGACAGCGGCAAGTTGAGACGGTCCAACACCAGCCCGCGGAAGAAGGGAGGATCCACACTGAAGTGGAGCTGCAGCGGTTCCTTCAGGGAAG gtTCGAAGTCCAGCACTGACGTCCGCTTCACTGCCAATGGCAAAGATCACAG ggaGCCCGTTGGTCTGTCTGTGTTCTCAGACGATGAGACTGATCTAATCAGAGAGCTCCAAACCATGTGCTCCAGTAAATCAGAGCCAGACATCAGTAAG ATCCTTCAGGCCAAAGATGACCTCATCCTCTTCGCCAGCACCCCCGCTGGGACGCCGCCGGACCACGCCGCAGAGCAGGAAACCGCCCACGATCAACAACTGCAGACG CCTGGCGTCGGTCAGTcccgcagcagctccagcagccacgCAGCCGCCCAGAACCGAGACCGCCGATCCAGCCCCCGCGCCAGATCGCAGCTCCCCATCCcgagcagcagggggcagcagacacGAGCCGCTTCCACCGCCAACGGCAGCCCCGTCCGCAACCAGGCGCCCCCCACCCGGGGCAGAATCAGCAGCAGAACGAAGCCGAtgccccccagcagcagcaacaacaacctcTACCgtaacaacatcaacaaccaaACACAAGAAGACATCTGGATCTTCAACAGAGACCTGCATGACAACAACaaatag